The Bradysia coprophila strain Holo2 chromosome IV, BU_Bcop_v1, whole genome shotgun sequence genome includes a region encoding these proteins:
- the LOC119066769 gene encoding trichohyalin-like isoform X5, producing MDMNSENYGMVKNEPVKQPISFSKVTVKEELTDNVGVNESTPTEQPIPFVKVFVKEELTDNFEVNENELGKTEKFDSNVAVKEELTDDLEKIGNERVEQQISFPEIVVKEESIIDDECDWNENEMFDTFAVGNKNPMRIHAAEYDDENQMESELERKRRLARDRQTKWRVRRRQMLTEDELKEKIQEEALARRLVGQSETPEQAKVRIQKNIALQKKRLLNETPEQAEARRRKNRAVQKKRRLNETPEQTTERRQKCIALQKRRLLNETPEEAEARRVKDRARRRNRRLNETPEQKQARRREQRERDRRSRLNETPEQTEARRQEQRERVKTIRLNETPEQTEFRKREQRERDRRSRLNETPEQTEARRQVQRERVKMIRLNETPEQTEARKRSQRERANKSRRKRLNEKKLADKLKQNDSENEMQQLEN from the exons ATGGACATGAATTCAGAGAATTATGGAATGGTTAAAAATGAACCAGTCAAACAACCAATTTCATTCTCAAAAGTTACAGTCAAAGAAGAATTAACAGACAATGTCGGAGTGAACGAAAGCACACCAACGGAACAACCAATCCCTTTCGTTAAAGTTTTCGTGAAAGAAGAGCTGACAGACAATTTCGAGGTGAATGAAAATGAGCTGGggaaaacggaaaaatttgattcgaaCGTTGCTGTCAAGGAGGAACTGACAGATGATCTTGAAAAGATTGGAAACGAGCGAGTGgaacaacaaatttctttcccGGAAATTGTAGTCAAAGAGGAATCGATTATCGACGATGAATGTGATTGGAATGAAAACGAGATGTTTGATACCTTTGCAGTAGGCAATAAGAATCCAATGCGCATCCATGCAGCTGAATATgatgacgaaaatcaaatggAATCAGAACTAGAACGAAAGAGACGTCTAGCTCGGGATAGGCAGACGAAGTGGAGGGTGCGACGCAGGCAAATGCTTACAGAGGACGAATTGAAGGAAAAAATACAGGAAGAAGCTTTGGCTCGAAGGCTGGTCGGACAAAGCGAAACACCCGAACAAGCAAAAGtcagaatacaaaaaaatattgcgcTACAGAAGAAGCGACTTCTGAATGAAACACCTGAACAAGCCGAAGCgagaagacgaaaaaatagAGCTGTGCAGAAGAAGCGCCGTCTGAATGAAACGCCTGAACAAACCACAGAACGAAGACAAAAATGTATTGCGCTACAGAAAAGGCGTCTGTTGAATGAAACACCTGAAGAAGCTGAAGCTAGAAGAGTGAAAGATCGTGCTCGGCGAAGGAATAGACGTCTGAATGAAACACCTGAACAAAAACAAGCTAGAAG ACGAGAACAACGTGAGCGAGACAGGAGAAGTCGTCTGAATGAAACACCTGAACAAACTGAAGCAAGAAGACAAGAACAACGTGAGCGAGTCAAGACGATTCGTCTGAATGAAACACCTGAACAAACCGAATTCCGAAAA CGAGAACAACGTGAGCGAGACAGGAGAAGTCGTCTGAATGAAACACCTGAACAAACTGAAGCAAGAAGACAAGTACAACGTGAGCGAGTCAAGATGATTCGTCTGAATGAAACGCCTGAACAAACCGAAGCCAGAAAACGAAGCCAACGTGAGCGAGCCAATAAAAGTCGTCGGAAACGTCTGAACGAGAAGAAGCTAGCAGACAAGCTGAAGCAGAACGACAGCGAAAACGAAATGCAGCAGCTGGAAAACTGA
- the LOC119066769 gene encoding vicilin-like seed storage protein At2g18540 isoform X7 produces MDMNSENYGMVKNEPVKQPISFSKVTVKEELTDNVGVNESTPTEQPIPFVKVFVKEELTDNFEVNENELGKTEKFDSNVAVKEELTDDLEKIGNERVEQQISFPEIVVKEESIIDDECDWNENEMFDTFAVGNKNPITPEQKQARRRYQRERDRRSRRNETPEQAERRRQEQRERVKRNRLNETPEQTESRRQKQRERLMMSRLNETPEQTEARKRIQQQRERDRRSRLNETPEQTEARRQEQRERVKTIRLNETPEQTEFRKRRQRERVYKSRQNRLKEGKLADKPKQKHSESDREQRERDRRSRLNETPEQTEARRQVQRERVKMIRLNETPEQTEARKRSQRERANKSRRKRLNEKKLADKLKQNDSENEMQQLEN; encoded by the exons ATGGACATGAATTCAGAGAATTATGGAATGGTTAAAAATGAACCAGTCAAACAACCAATTTCATTCTCAAAAGTTACAGTCAAAGAAGAATTAACAGACAATGTCGGAGTGAACGAAAGCACACCAACGGAACAACCAATCCCTTTCGTTAAAGTTTTCGTGAAAGAAGAGCTGACAGACAATTTCGAGGTGAATGAAAATGAGCTGGggaaaacggaaaaatttgattcgaaCGTTGCTGTCAAGGAGGAACTGACAGATGATCTTGAAAAGATTGGAAACGAGCGAGTGgaacaacaaatttctttcccGGAAATTGTAGTCAAAGAGGAATCGATTATCGACGATGAATGTGATTGGAATGAAAACGAGATGTTTGATACCTTTGCAGTAGGCAATAAGAATCCAAT AACACCTGAACAAAAACAAGCTAGAAG ACGATATCAACGTGAGCGAGACAGGAGAAGTCGTCGGAATGAAACACCTGAACAAGCTGAACGACGAAGACAAGAACAACGTGAGCGAGTCAA GAGAAATCGTCTGAATGAAACACCTGAACAAACTGAATCAAGAAGGCAGAAACAACGTGAGCGACTCATGATGAGTCGTCTGAATGAAACACCTGAACAAACCGAAGCCAGAAAACGAATCCAAC AACAACGTGAGCGAGACAGGAGAAGTCGTCTGAATGAAACACCTGAACAAACTGAAGCAAGAAGACAAGAACAACGTGAGCGAGTCAAGACGATTCGTCTGAATGAAACACCTGAACAAACCGAATTCCGAAAACGAAGACAACGTGAGCGAGTCTATAAAAGTCGTCAGAATCGTCTCAAAGAGGGTAAGCTAGCAGACAAGCCGAAGCAGAAACACAGCGAAAGCGACCGAGAACAACGTGAGCGAGACAGGAGAAGTCGTCTGAATGAAACACCTGAACAAACTGAAGCAAGAAGACAAGTACAACGTGAGCGAGTCAAGATGATTCGTCTGAATGAAACGCCTGAACAAACCGAAGCCAGAAAACGAAGCCAACGTGAGCGAGCCAATAAAAGTCGTCGGAAACGTCTGAACGAGAAGAAGCTAGCAGACAAGCTGAAGCAGAACGACAGCGAAAACGAAATGCAGCAGCTGGAAAACTGA
- the LOC119066769 gene encoding trichohyalin-like isoform X6 — protein sequence MDMNSENYGMVKNEPVKQPISFSKVTVKEELTDNVGVNESTPTEQPIPFVKVFVKEELTDNFEVNENELGKTEKFDSNVAVKEELTDDLEKIGNERVEQQISFPEIVVKEESIIDDECDWNENEMFDTFAVGNKNPITPEQKQARRRYQRERDRRSRRNETPEQAERRRQEQRERVKLIRLNETPEQTETRKRRHRERVYKSRQNRLKEGKKQNPSESEKQRTQSRKREQRERDRRSRLNETPEQTEARRQEQRERVKTIRLNETPEQTEFRKRRQRERVYKSRQNRLKEGKLADKPKQKHSESDREQRERDRRSRLNETPEQTEARRQVQRERVKMIRLNETPEQTEARKRSQRERANKSRRKRLNEKKLADKLKQNDSENEMQQLEN from the exons ATGGACATGAATTCAGAGAATTATGGAATGGTTAAAAATGAACCAGTCAAACAACCAATTTCATTCTCAAAAGTTACAGTCAAAGAAGAATTAACAGACAATGTCGGAGTGAACGAAAGCACACCAACGGAACAACCAATCCCTTTCGTTAAAGTTTTCGTGAAAGAAGAGCTGACAGACAATTTCGAGGTGAATGAAAATGAGCTGGggaaaacggaaaaatttgattcgaaCGTTGCTGTCAAGGAGGAACTGACAGATGATCTTGAAAAGATTGGAAACGAGCGAGTGgaacaacaaatttctttcccGGAAATTGTAGTCAAAGAGGAATCGATTATCGACGATGAATGTGATTGGAATGAAAACGAGATGTTTGATACCTTTGCAGTAGGCAATAAGAATCCAAT AACACCTGAACAAAAACAAGCTAGAAG ACGATATCAACGTGAGCGAGACAGGAGAAGTCGTCGGAATGAAACACCTGAACAAGCTGAACGACGAAGACAAGAACAACGTGAGCGAGTCAAGTTGATTCGTCTGAATGAAACACCTGAACAAACCGAAACCCGAAAACGAAGACACCGTGAGCGAGTCTATAAAAGTCGTCAGAATCGTCTGAAAGAGGGCAAGAAGCAGAACCCCAGCGAAAGCGAAAAGCAACGAACACAATCAAGAA AACGAGAACAACGTGAGCGAGACAGGAGAAGTCGTCTGAATGAAACACCTGAACAAACTGAAGCAAGAAGACAAGAACAACGTGAGCGAGTCAAGACGATTCGTCTGAATGAAACACCTGAACAAACCGAATTCCGAAAACGAAGACAACGTGAGCGAGTCTATAAAAGTCGTCAGAATCGTCTCAAAGAGGGTAAGCTAGCAGACAAGCCGAAGCAGAAACACAGCGAAAGCGACCGAGAACAACGTGAGCGAGACAGGAGAAGTCGTCTGAATGAAACACCTGAACAAACTGAAGCAAGAAGACAAGTACAACGTGAGCGAGTCAAGATGATTCGTCTGAATGAAACGCCTGAACAAACCGAAGCCAGAAAACGAAGCCAACGTGAGCGAGCCAATAAAAGTCGTCGGAAACGTCTGAACGAGAAGAAGCTAGCAGACAAGCTGAAGCAGAACGACAGCGAAAACGAAATGCAGCAGCTGGAAAACTGA
- the LOC119066769 gene encoding calponin homology domain-containing protein DDB_G0272472-like isoform X1, with the protein MDMNSENYGMVKNEPVKQPISFSKVTVKEELTDNVGVNESTPTEQPIPFVKVFVKEELTDNFEVNENELGKTEKFDSNVAVKEELTDDLEKIGNERVEQQISFPEIVVKEESIIDDECDWNENEMFDTFAVGNKNPMRIHAAEYDDENQMESELERKRRLARDRQTKWRVRRRQMLTEDELKEKIQEEALARRLVGQSETPEQAKVRIQKNIALQKKRLLNETPEQAEARRRKNRAVQKKRRLNETPEQTTERRQKCIALQKRRLLNETPEEAEARRVKDRARRRNRRLNETPEQKQARRREQRERDRRSRLNETPEQTEARRQEQRERVKTIRLNETPEQTEFRKRRQRERVYKSRQNRLKEGKLADKPKQKHSESDREQRERDRRSRLNETPEQTEARRQVQRERVKMIRLNETPEQTEARKRSQRERANKSRRKRLNEKKLADKLKQNDSENEMQQLEN; encoded by the exons ATGGACATGAATTCAGAGAATTATGGAATGGTTAAAAATGAACCAGTCAAACAACCAATTTCATTCTCAAAAGTTACAGTCAAAGAAGAATTAACAGACAATGTCGGAGTGAACGAAAGCACACCAACGGAACAACCAATCCCTTTCGTTAAAGTTTTCGTGAAAGAAGAGCTGACAGACAATTTCGAGGTGAATGAAAATGAGCTGGggaaaacggaaaaatttgattcgaaCGTTGCTGTCAAGGAGGAACTGACAGATGATCTTGAAAAGATTGGAAACGAGCGAGTGgaacaacaaatttctttcccGGAAATTGTAGTCAAAGAGGAATCGATTATCGACGATGAATGTGATTGGAATGAAAACGAGATGTTTGATACCTTTGCAGTAGGCAATAAGAATCCAATGCGCATCCATGCAGCTGAATATgatgacgaaaatcaaatggAATCAGAACTAGAACGAAAGAGACGTCTAGCTCGGGATAGGCAGACGAAGTGGAGGGTGCGACGCAGGCAAATGCTTACAGAGGACGAATTGAAGGAAAAAATACAGGAAGAAGCTTTGGCTCGAAGGCTGGTCGGACAAAGCGAAACACCCGAACAAGCAAAAGtcagaatacaaaaaaatattgcgcTACAGAAGAAGCGACTTCTGAATGAAACACCTGAACAAGCCGAAGCgagaagacgaaaaaatagAGCTGTGCAGAAGAAGCGCCGTCTGAATGAAACGCCTGAACAAACCACAGAACGAAGACAAAAATGTATTGCGCTACAGAAAAGGCGTCTGTTGAATGAAACACCTGAAGAAGCTGAAGCTAGAAGAGTGAAAGATCGTGCTCGGCGAAGGAATAGACGTCTGAATGAAACACCTGAACAAAAACAAGCTAGAAG ACGAGAACAACGTGAGCGAGACAGGAGAAGTCGTCTGAATGAAACACCTGAACAAACTGAAGCAAGAAGACAAGAACAACGTGAGCGAGTCAAGACGATTCGTCTGAATGAAACACCTGAACAAACCGAATTCCGAAAACGAAGACAACGTGAGCGAGTCTATAAAAGTCGTCAGAATCGTCTCAAAGAGGGTAAGCTAGCAGACAAGCCGAAGCAGAAACACAGCGAAAGCGACCGAGAACAACGTGAGCGAGACAGGAGAAGTCGTCTGAATGAAACACCTGAACAAACTGAAGCAAGAAGACAAGTACAACGTGAGCGAGTCAAGATGATTCGTCTGAATGAAACGCCTGAACAAACCGAAGCCAGAAAACGAAGCCAACGTGAGCGAGCCAATAAAAGTCGTCGGAAACGTCTGAACGAGAAGAAGCTAGCAGACAAGCTGAAGCAGAACGACAGCGAAAACGAAATGCAGCAGCTGGAAAACTGA
- the LOC119066769 gene encoding trichohyalin-like isoform X2, whose product MDMNSENYGMVKNEPVKQPISFSKVTVKEELTDNVGVNESTPTEQPIPFVKVFVKEELTDNFEVNENELGKTEKFDSNVAVKEELTDDLEKIGNERVEQQISFPEIVVKEESIIDDECDWNENEMFDTFAVGNKNPITPEQKQARRRYQRERDRRSRRNETPEQAERRRQEQRERVKLIRLNETPEQTETRKRRHRERVYKSRQNRLKEGKKQNPSESEKQRTQSRRQEQLERDRRNRLNETPEQTESRRQKQRERLMMSRLNETPEQTEARKRIQQQRERDRRSRLNETPEQTEARRQEQRERVKTIRLNETPEQTEFRKRRQRERVYKSRQNRLKEGKLADKPKQKHSESDREQRERDRRSRLNETPEQTEARRQVQRERVKMIRLNETPEQTEARKRSQRERANKSRRKRLNEKKLADKLKQNDSENEMQQLEN is encoded by the exons ATGGACATGAATTCAGAGAATTATGGAATGGTTAAAAATGAACCAGTCAAACAACCAATTTCATTCTCAAAAGTTACAGTCAAAGAAGAATTAACAGACAATGTCGGAGTGAACGAAAGCACACCAACGGAACAACCAATCCCTTTCGTTAAAGTTTTCGTGAAAGAAGAGCTGACAGACAATTTCGAGGTGAATGAAAATGAGCTGGggaaaacggaaaaatttgattcgaaCGTTGCTGTCAAGGAGGAACTGACAGATGATCTTGAAAAGATTGGAAACGAGCGAGTGgaacaacaaatttctttcccGGAAATTGTAGTCAAAGAGGAATCGATTATCGACGATGAATGTGATTGGAATGAAAACGAGATGTTTGATACCTTTGCAGTAGGCAATAAGAATCCAAT AACACCTGAACAAAAACAAGCTAGAAG ACGATATCAACGTGAGCGAGACAGGAGAAGTCGTCGGAATGAAACACCTGAACAAGCTGAACGACGAAGACAAGAACAACGTGAGCGAGTCAAGTTGATTCGTCTGAATGAAACACCTGAACAAACCGAAACCCGAAAACGAAGACACCGTGAGCGAGTCTATAAAAGTCGTCAGAATCGTCTGAAAGAGGGCAAGAAGCAGAACCCCAGCGAAAGCGAAAAGCAACGAACACAATCAAGAAGACAAGAACAACTTGAGCGAGACAGGAGAAATCGTCTGAATGAAACACCTGAACAAACTGAATCAAGAAGGCAGAAACAACGTGAGCGACTCATGATGAGTCGTCTGAATGAAACACCTGAACAAACCGAAGCCAGAAAACGAATCCAAC AACAACGTGAGCGAGACAGGAGAAGTCGTCTGAATGAAACACCTGAACAAACTGAAGCAAGAAGACAAGAACAACGTGAGCGAGTCAAGACGATTCGTCTGAATGAAACACCTGAACAAACCGAATTCCGAAAACGAAGACAACGTGAGCGAGTCTATAAAAGTCGTCAGAATCGTCTCAAAGAGGGTAAGCTAGCAGACAAGCCGAAGCAGAAACACAGCGAAAGCGACCGAGAACAACGTGAGCGAGACAGGAGAAGTCGTCTGAATGAAACACCTGAACAAACTGAAGCAAGAAGACAAGTACAACGTGAGCGAGTCAAGATGATTCGTCTGAATGAAACGCCTGAACAAACCGAAGCCAGAAAACGAAGCCAACGTGAGCGAGCCAATAAAAGTCGTCGGAAACGTCTGAACGAGAAGAAGCTAGCAGACAAGCTGAAGCAGAACGACAGCGAAAACGAAATGCAGCAGCTGGAAAACTGA
- the LOC119066769 gene encoding vicilin-like seed storage protein At2g18540 isoform X3: MDMNSENYGMVKNEPVKQPISFSKVTVKEELTDNVGVNESTPTEQPIPFVKVFVKEELTDNFEVNENELGKTEKFDSNVAVKEELTDDLEKIGNERVEQQISFPEIVVKEESIIDDECDWNENEMFDTFAVGNKNPITTEQTEARRRYQRERDRRSRRNETPEQAERRRQEQRERVKLIRLNETPEQTETRKRRHRERVYKSRQNRLKEGKKQNPSESEKQRTQSRRQEQLERDRRNRLNETPEQTESRRQKQRERLMMSRLNETPEQTEARKRIQQQRERDRRSRLNETPEQTEARRQEQRERVKTIRLNETPEQTEFRKRRQRERVYKSRQNRLKEGKLADKPKQKHSESDREQRERDRRSRLNETPEQTEARRQVQRERVKMIRLNETPEQTEARKRSQRERANKSRRKRLNEKKLADKLKQNDSENEMQQLEN, translated from the exons ATGGACATGAATTCAGAGAATTATGGAATGGTTAAAAATGAACCAGTCAAACAACCAATTTCATTCTCAAAAGTTACAGTCAAAGAAGAATTAACAGACAATGTCGGAGTGAACGAAAGCACACCAACGGAACAACCAATCCCTTTCGTTAAAGTTTTCGTGAAAGAAGAGCTGACAGACAATTTCGAGGTGAATGAAAATGAGCTGGggaaaacggaaaaatttgattcgaaCGTTGCTGTCAAGGAGGAACTGACAGATGATCTTGAAAAGATTGGAAACGAGCGAGTGgaacaacaaatttctttcccGGAAATTGTAGTCAAAGAGGAATCGATTATCGACGATGAATGTGATTGGAATGAAAACGAGATGTTTGATACCTTTGCAGTAGGCAATAAGAATCCAAT AACTACTGAACAAACTGAAGCAAGGAGACGATATCAACGTGAGCGAGACAGGAGAAGTCGTCGGAATGAAACACCTGAACAAGCTGAACGACGAAGACAAGAACAACGTGAGCGAGTCAAGTTGATTCGTCTGAATGAAACACCTGAACAAACCGAAACCCGAAAACGAAGACACCGTGAGCGAGTCTATAAAAGTCGTCAGAATCGTCTGAAAGAGGGCAAGAAGCAGAACCCCAGCGAAAGCGAAAAGCAACGAACACAATCAAGAAGACAAGAACAACTTGAGCGAGACAGGAGAAATCGTCTGAATGAAACACCTGAACAAACTGAATCAAGAAGGCAGAAACAACGTGAGCGACTCATGATGAGTCGTCTGAATGAAACACCTGAACAAACCGAAGCCAGAAAACGAATCCAAC AACAACGTGAGCGAGACAGGAGAAGTCGTCTGAATGAAACACCTGAACAAACTGAAGCAAGAAGACAAGAACAACGTGAGCGAGTCAAGACGATTCGTCTGAATGAAACACCTGAACAAACCGAATTCCGAAAACGAAGACAACGTGAGCGAGTCTATAAAAGTCGTCAGAATCGTCTCAAAGAGGGTAAGCTAGCAGACAAGCCGAAGCAGAAACACAGCGAAAGCGACCGAGAACAACGTGAGCGAGACAGGAGAAGTCGTCTGAATGAAACACCTGAACAAACTGAAGCAAGAAGACAAGTACAACGTGAGCGAGTCAAGATGATTCGTCTGAATGAAACGCCTGAACAAACCGAAGCCAGAAAACGAAGCCAACGTGAGCGAGCCAATAAAAGTCGTCGGAAACGTCTGAACGAGAAGAAGCTAGCAGACAAGCTGAAGCAGAACGACAGCGAAAACGAAATGCAGCAGCTGGAAAACTGA
- the LOC119066769 gene encoding trichohyalin-like isoform X4, whose product MDMNSENYGMVKNEPVKQPISFSKVTVKEELTDNVGVNESTPTEQPIPFVKVFVKEELTDNFEVNENELGKTEKFDSNVAVKEELTDDLEKIGNERVEQQISFPEIVVKEESIIDDECDWNENEMFDTFAVGNKNPITPEQKQARRRYQRERDRRSRRNETPEQAERRRQEQRERVKLIRLNETPEQTETRKRRHRERVYKSRQNRLKEGKKQNPSESEKQRTQSRRQEQLERDRRNRLNETPEQTESRRQKQRERLMMSRLNETPEQTEARKREQRERDRRSRLNETPEQTEARRQEQRERVKTIRLNETPEQTEFRKRRQRERVYKSRQNRLKEGKLADKPKQKHSESDREQRERDRRSRLNETPEQTEARRQVQRERVKMIRLNETPEQTEARKRSQRERANKSRRKRLNEKKLADKLKQNDSENEMQQLEN is encoded by the exons ATGGACATGAATTCAGAGAATTATGGAATGGTTAAAAATGAACCAGTCAAACAACCAATTTCATTCTCAAAAGTTACAGTCAAAGAAGAATTAACAGACAATGTCGGAGTGAACGAAAGCACACCAACGGAACAACCAATCCCTTTCGTTAAAGTTTTCGTGAAAGAAGAGCTGACAGACAATTTCGAGGTGAATGAAAATGAGCTGGggaaaacggaaaaatttgattcgaaCGTTGCTGTCAAGGAGGAACTGACAGATGATCTTGAAAAGATTGGAAACGAGCGAGTGgaacaacaaatttctttcccGGAAATTGTAGTCAAAGAGGAATCGATTATCGACGATGAATGTGATTGGAATGAAAACGAGATGTTTGATACCTTTGCAGTAGGCAATAAGAATCCAAT AACACCTGAACAAAAACAAGCTAGAAG ACGATATCAACGTGAGCGAGACAGGAGAAGTCGTCGGAATGAAACACCTGAACAAGCTGAACGACGAAGACAAGAACAACGTGAGCGAGTCAAGTTGATTCGTCTGAATGAAACACCTGAACAAACCGAAACCCGAAAACGAAGACACCGTGAGCGAGTCTATAAAAGTCGTCAGAATCGTCTGAAAGAGGGCAAGAAGCAGAACCCCAGCGAAAGCGAAAAGCAACGAACACAATCAAGAAGACAAGAACAACTTGAGCGAGACAGGAGAAATCGTCTGAATGAAACACCTGAACAAACTGAATCAAGAAGGCAGAAACAACGTGAGCGACTCATGATGAGTCGTCTGAATGAAACACCTGAACAAACCGAAGCCAGAA AACGAGAACAACGTGAGCGAGACAGGAGAAGTCGTCTGAATGAAACACCTGAACAAACTGAAGCAAGAAGACAAGAACAACGTGAGCGAGTCAAGACGATTCGTCTGAATGAAACACCTGAACAAACCGAATTCCGAAAACGAAGACAACGTGAGCGAGTCTATAAAAGTCGTCAGAATCGTCTCAAAGAGGGTAAGCTAGCAGACAAGCCGAAGCAGAAACACAGCGAAAGCGACCGAGAACAACGTGAGCGAGACAGGAGAAGTCGTCTGAATGAAACACCTGAACAAACTGAAGCAAGAAGACAAGTACAACGTGAGCGAGTCAAGATGATTCGTCTGAATGAAACGCCTGAACAAACCGAAGCCAGAAAACGAAGCCAACGTGAGCGAGCCAATAAAAGTCGTCGGAAACGTCTGAACGAGAAGAAGCTAGCAGACAAGCTGAAGCAGAACGACAGCGAAAACGAAATGCAGCAGCTGGAAAACTGA